From a single Crateriforma spongiae genomic region:
- the bioB gene encoding biotin synthase BioB, producing the protein MAEPGFYDSLASSVLAGETISREDALAIVSASDLDVPAIMAAGFRIRQKHFGRTVQLYFLMNAKSGLCPEDCSYCSQSKVSNAPVPKYNILQRDRLMEAAKLAHERGAKTYCLVISARGPNEREMNAVESIVPEIKAKYDLDICASLGLLDREQADRLFAAGVDRINHNLNTSENYYGHICSTHTYEDRKQTLQNVRDAGMEMCSGGIIGMGESHDDIVQMAFDLKDLGVHSIPLNILNAIDGTPLEGTQAMSPNDCLKALAMFRFVNPDREIRIAGGREIHLRHMQPMGLYVANSLFVGDYLTTKGQPPQVDYDMIRDMGFDITTNIEPVAR; encoded by the coding sequence ATGGCGGAACCCGGTTTCTATGACTCACTGGCCTCGTCGGTGCTGGCCGGCGAAACGATCAGCCGTGAAGACGCGTTGGCGATCGTCAGCGCGTCGGACCTAGACGTCCCGGCGATCATGGCCGCCGGTTTCCGGATCCGCCAAAAGCATTTCGGCCGTACCGTCCAGCTGTACTTTCTGATGAACGCGAAAAGCGGCTTGTGCCCGGAAGACTGCAGCTACTGCAGCCAGTCCAAGGTCAGCAACGCGCCGGTTCCCAAGTACAACATTCTGCAGCGTGATCGCTTGATGGAAGCGGCCAAGCTGGCGCACGAACGGGGTGCGAAGACCTATTGCCTGGTCATCTCCGCTCGCGGCCCGAACGAGCGTGAAATGAACGCGGTCGAATCCATCGTGCCGGAAATCAAAGCCAAGTATGACTTGGACATTTGCGCCAGCCTCGGGCTGCTGGACCGCGAACAAGCCGATCGTTTGTTCGCCGCCGGTGTTGATCGCATCAACCACAACCTGAACACCAGCGAAAACTATTACGGTCACATCTGTTCGACGCACACCTACGAAGACCGCAAGCAAACCCTGCAAAACGTTCGCGACGCGGGAATGGAAATGTGCAGCGGTGGGATCATCGGGATGGGTGAATCCCACGACGACATCGTGCAGATGGCGTTTGACCTAAAAGATCTGGGCGTGCATTCAATCCCGCTGAACATTCTGAATGCGATCGACGGCACTCCGCTGGAAGGCACCCAAGCGATGTCGCCCAACGACTGCTTGAAGGCGTTGGCGATGTTCCGGTTCGTCAATCCGGATCGTGAAATCCGCATCGCTGGCGGCCGCGAAATCCACTTGCGTCACATGCAGCCGATGGGTCTGTATGTGGCCAACAGCCTGTTTGTCGGCGATTACCTGACGACCAAGGGACAACCGCCGCAAGTCGATTATGACATGATCCGCGACATGGGCTTTGACATCACCACCAACATCGAACCGGTCGCCCGCTAG
- the leuS gene encoding leucine--tRNA ligase yields MPRYNPAEIEPRWQEYWQTHRTFATPRLPGGTKRYVLDMFPYPSGDGLHVGHPEGYTATDIVSRFARLRGESVLHPIGFDSFGLPAEEHAISTGEHPRIQTQRNIDNFTRQLKMLGFSYDWDRVVATTDEDYFRWTQWIFLVLYDTWFDDEQQKGRPISELPIPAEIAAQGDAAIESYQDDHRLAYQDDALVNWCPELGTVLANEEVIDGKSERGGYPVKRIPLRQWMLRITAYSERLLSGLDDLDWPVGIKKLQQDWIGRSTGAEVDFFIGPADQFDAWKAERGASGFPTDPTDALRVYTTRPDTLFGATYMVVAPEHPMLERLTTEDQSQQVKKYCEQASFKSDRERTEGDKNKTGVFTGSHAINPVNGKPIPIWVADYVLAGYGTGAIMAVPAHDERDFEFAQAFDLPVIPVVGPDDDDPRREAILAGKACFSATGVAINSGPFDGQTTDQVKKAVTESLDGDHLGRAAVNYKLRDWLFSRQRFWGEPFPVLHEIDEAGELTGRKRTVPAEDLPVTLPELEDFKPHGRPEPPLAKADDDWLIVELDGRRFRRETNTMPQWAGSCWYYLRYIDPKNDQCMIDPELEKAWMPVDLYVGGAEHAVLHLLYARFWHKVLYDRGHVTCAEPFGRLVNQGMILGQAQFHLSEDQAQQHQKTLADVGIEAVRGKEDDKTLVLRSTDGHDLDDDATEKRKGKLYVKGTDIEVIAKADKMSKSRGNVVNPDAVVREYGADSLRLYEMFMGPLEATKPWNMSGVGGVRNFLDRVWRMIVDAKSDDDQLCAELVDQPCNEEQNRVLHQTIKKVTEDTEGLSFNTAIARMMEFTNFFTRQDERPIEAMNSFLVLLSPYAPHLAEELWNRLGHDDSIAHATWPTWDEDAIRESTIEIPVQLNGKVKTKIKVPADAKPDDMIQAALDDDKVQSLVDGKTVVKKIAVPGRLVNFVIKP; encoded by the coding sequence ATGCCGCGTTACAACCCCGCCGAAATCGAACCCCGCTGGCAAGAATACTGGCAGACCCATCGCACGTTCGCCACGCCACGTTTGCCCGGCGGGACCAAACGCTACGTGCTGGACATGTTCCCCTATCCCAGCGGCGACGGTCTGCACGTCGGTCACCCCGAAGGCTACACGGCGACGGACATTGTTTCACGGTTCGCGCGTCTGCGCGGCGAAAGCGTGCTGCACCCGATCGGTTTCGATTCGTTCGGATTGCCCGCCGAGGAACACGCAATCAGCACCGGCGAGCATCCGCGGATCCAGACGCAACGGAATATCGACAACTTCACACGCCAGCTGAAGATGCTGGGTTTCAGCTACGACTGGGATCGGGTCGTCGCGACAACCGACGAAGACTATTTCCGTTGGACCCAGTGGATCTTTCTGGTCCTGTACGACACCTGGTTCGACGACGAACAACAAAAGGGTCGTCCGATTTCCGAATTGCCGATCCCAGCGGAAATCGCCGCCCAAGGTGATGCGGCGATCGAATCGTACCAGGACGATCATCGTCTGGCCTATCAAGACGACGCGTTGGTGAATTGGTGTCCCGAGTTGGGAACCGTGTTGGCCAACGAAGAAGTGATCGATGGCAAAAGCGAACGTGGCGGCTATCCGGTCAAACGTATTCCGCTGCGTCAGTGGATGTTGCGAATCACGGCCTATTCCGAACGACTGTTGTCCGGCCTGGACGACTTGGACTGGCCCGTCGGCATCAAAAAACTGCAGCAGGATTGGATCGGACGCAGCACCGGCGCGGAAGTCGATTTCTTCATCGGCCCGGCCGACCAGTTCGACGCTTGGAAAGCCGAACGTGGCGCGTCGGGCTTTCCGACGGACCCCACCGATGCCCTGCGCGTCTACACGACTCGGCCCGACACCCTGTTCGGCGCGACGTACATGGTCGTTGCACCGGAGCATCCGATGCTGGAACGATTGACCACCGAAGATCAATCGCAGCAAGTCAAAAAGTATTGCGAACAAGCCTCCTTCAAAAGTGATCGAGAACGCACCGAAGGCGACAAGAACAAAACCGGCGTCTTCACCGGATCGCACGCGATCAACCCGGTCAACGGAAAGCCCATTCCGATCTGGGTCGCCGACTATGTTTTGGCCGGTTACGGAACGGGCGCGATCATGGCGGTCCCGGCGCACGATGAACGCGATTTTGAGTTTGCCCAAGCATTCGACTTGCCCGTGATTCCCGTCGTCGGGCCCGATGACGATGATCCCCGACGCGAAGCCATCTTGGCCGGCAAAGCCTGTTTCTCGGCCACCGGTGTGGCGATCAACAGCGGCCCGTTTGATGGCCAGACGACAGACCAAGTGAAGAAGGCCGTGACCGAATCGCTGGACGGCGATCACCTGGGCCGAGCCGCGGTCAATTACAAGCTTCGCGATTGGTTGTTCAGCCGCCAGCGTTTCTGGGGCGAACCGTTCCCCGTGCTTCATGAAATTGACGAAGCCGGCGAACTGACCGGCCGCAAACGCACCGTGCCGGCCGAAGACTTGCCGGTGACGCTGCCGGAATTGGAAGACTTCAAACCCCACGGCCGCCCCGAACCGCCGCTGGCCAAGGCCGACGACGACTGGTTGATCGTCGAATTGGACGGACGGCGTTTCCGACGCGAAACCAACACCATGCCCCAGTGGGCGGGATCTTGCTGGTACTACCTGCGGTACATCGATCCGAAAAATGACCAATGCATGATCGACCCCGAGCTGGAAAAGGCTTGGATGCCCGTCGACCTGTACGTGGGCGGTGCCGAACACGCCGTGCTGCACCTGTTGTACGCCCGGTTCTGGCACAAGGTCTTGTACGACCGCGGACACGTGACCTGCGCCGAACCGTTCGGACGGCTGGTCAACCAAGGCATGATCTTGGGCCAAGCACAATTTCACTTGAGCGAAGATCAGGCCCAACAGCACCAGAAAACTCTGGCCGACGTCGGCATCGAAGCGGTGCGAGGCAAAGAAGACGACAAGACTTTGGTGTTGCGAAGCACCGACGGCCACGACCTTGACGATGATGCGACGGAAAAACGCAAAGGCAAGTTGTACGTCAAAGGAACCGACATCGAAGTCATCGCCAAAGCCGACAAGATGTCCAAGAGTCGTGGCAATGTCGTCAACCCTGACGCGGTGGTGCGTGAATACGGTGCCGACTCGCTGCGTCTGTATGAAATGTTCATGGGACCGCTCGAAGCCACCAAGCCCTGGAACATGTCCGGCGTCGGCGGTGTGCGAAACTTCTTGGATCGCGTTTGGCGAATGATCGTGGATGCGAAATCCGATGACGATCAACTGTGTGCCGAATTGGTCGACCAGCCCTGCAACGAAGAACAGAACCGTGTCCTTCACCAGACGATCAAAAAGGTGACCGAAGACACCGAAGGGCTCAGCTTCAACACGGCAATCGCACGGATGATGGAGTTCACCAACTTCTTCACCCGCCAAGACGAACGACCGATCGAAGCGATGAATTCGTTCCTCGTTCTGTTGTCGCCCTATGCCCCGCACTTGGCCGAAGAACTTTGGAACCGCCTGGGTCACGATGATTCGATCGCCCATGCCACCTGGCCGACCTGGGACGAAGATGCGATCCGCGAATCAACGATCGAGATCCCGGTCCAACTGAACGGCAAGGTGAAGACGAAGATCAAGGTCCCCGCCGACGCCAAACCGGACGACATGATCCAAGCCGCGTTGGACGACGACAAAGTCCAGTCGCTGGTGGACGGGAAAACGGTCGTCAAGAAAATCGCCGTGCCCGGGCGTCTGGTCAACTTCGTCATCAAACCCTGA
- a CDS encoding leucine-rich repeat domain-containing protein, whose protein sequence is MPTNDPQREAATDDAASDEQVNADAATDVENGTDQDPASPGVQGDSVSDPADDVLPGDDTGLDDAPPVTVQDERRRRRRKKQLAVAVAVIAAVIAVVVFWGGESLDVMPETTEEVPAAQRFHALVEQIRADELQSIHVTEYEVTDAMCQQLRGLDSLQHVIFDQGSIGDEGLAAIASLPKLQHVRLRLSPITDKGLASLTECSDLWLINLPHSRVTADGVAQLGKLPRLRQLRLGTDRAGNDICRAIAGLTSLRGIHLIGIGVTDEGMKLMAEMPYLESLYLDDSAVTDVGWQWLFDTKPQLHVHVDQQHHDRDPHAHRHD, encoded by the coding sequence ATGCCGACCAACGATCCCCAGCGCGAAGCCGCGACTGACGACGCAGCGTCTGACGAACAAGTCAACGCCGATGCAGCCACCGACGTCGAAAACGGAACCGACCAAGATCCCGCTTCGCCGGGTGTCCAAGGTGATTCGGTGTCTGACCCCGCCGATGACGTCCTGCCAGGCGATGACACGGGTTTGGACGACGCTCCGCCGGTGACCGTCCAGGATGAACGACGGCGTCGACGCCGAAAGAAACAGTTGGCTGTGGCCGTCGCAGTGATCGCGGCGGTGATTGCTGTGGTCGTGTTCTGGGGCGGCGAATCGCTGGACGTGATGCCCGAGACGACTGAGGAAGTTCCCGCGGCCCAGCGATTTCACGCTCTGGTTGAACAGATTCGTGCCGATGAACTGCAGTCGATCCACGTGACCGAATATGAGGTCACCGACGCGATGTGCCAGCAATTGCGGGGCTTGGACAGTTTGCAACACGTGATCTTTGACCAAGGCAGCATTGGTGACGAAGGCTTGGCGGCGATCGCTTCGCTGCCCAAGCTGCAGCACGTCCGCTTGCGGTTGTCGCCGATCACCGACAAAGGCTTGGCGTCGCTGACCGAATGTTCCGATCTGTGGCTGATCAATCTGCCGCACAGCCGGGTGACGGCCGACGGCGTCGCTCAACTTGGCAAACTTCCGCGGTTAAGACAGCTGCGTTTGGGAACCGATCGAGCGGGCAATGACATTTGCCGCGCGATCGCCGGTTTGACTTCGCTGCGCGGCATTCATCTGATCGGCATCGGGGTGACCGACGAAGGCATGAAGTTGATGGCGGAAATGCCCTACCTAGAATCGCTGTATTTGGACGATTCCGCGGTGACCGATGTCGGATGGCAATGGTTGTTCGACACCAAGCCGCAATTACACGTGCACGTCGATCAGCAGCACCACGATCGCGACCCCCACGCCCATCGCCACGACTGA
- a CDS encoding M24 family metallopeptidase: MNAKAPHADRLRSLRQSFETHQIDALLVTDEINVGYLSGFTGDSSYLLVGTGEATLLSDRRYETQIAQECPDLAAAVRPPSQSMPDLLAEVLAGSCYRRVGVESSSVTLAQWDAWQDRLADASPSIQWVPTAGVVEALRQIKDEFEIGRIRQSIDIAERAYVSVTSRLTSRMTEREVAHDLESVMRTLGASGVSFEPIVGAQPSGALPHYRPDAVPLGDAPTLLIDWGAFYQGYASDLTRTLHRDAASDAFRRAYDVVLAAQLAAIERIGNGVAASDVDAAARNVIEAAGMGDAFKHGLGHGIGLQIHESPRMASVSPQVLSSGMVVTVEPGVYFEGEFGIRIEDDVLVTDSGCEVLTRLPKGLDDCRLIL, translated from the coding sequence ATGAATGCGAAAGCCCCCCACGCCGATCGTTTGCGCTCGTTGCGTCAGTCCTTCGAAACGCACCAGATCGATGCGTTGTTGGTGACCGACGAGATCAACGTCGGCTATTTGTCCGGGTTCACCGGTGACAGTTCTTACCTGTTGGTCGGCACCGGCGAAGCGACGCTGTTGAGCGACCGGCGATACGAAACACAGATCGCCCAGGAGTGTCCCGATTTGGCCGCCGCGGTTCGGCCGCCCTCGCAATCAATGCCGGACTTGCTGGCGGAGGTTTTGGCCGGATCCTGTTACCGTCGCGTCGGCGTCGAATCATCCAGCGTCACGTTGGCCCAGTGGGACGCTTGGCAAGACCGATTGGCCGATGCCTCGCCGTCGATCCAGTGGGTGCCGACCGCGGGCGTGGTCGAAGCGTTGCGGCAAATCAAAGACGAATTCGAAATTGGTCGAATCCGCCAATCCATCGACATCGCCGAACGGGCGTACGTTTCGGTGACCAGCCGTTTGACGTCACGGATGACCGAACGCGAAGTCGCCCATGACTTGGAATCCGTGATGCGGACCTTGGGGGCATCGGGGGTCAGTTTTGAACCCATCGTCGGTGCCCAGCCCAGTGGTGCCCTGCCCCATTATCGGCCCGATGCGGTGCCGCTGGGCGATGCCCCGACGCTGTTGATCGACTGGGGGGCTTTTTATCAGGGCTATGCCAGCGATCTGACGCGGACGCTGCATCGTGACGCCGCCAGCGACGCGTTTCGTCGCGCCTACGATGTGGTCCTGGCGGCTCAATTGGCGGCCATCGAACGCATTGGCAACGGCGTCGCGGCCAGCGACGTCGATGCGGCTGCCCGCAATGTGATCGAAGCGGCGGGGATGGGCGACGCGTTCAAGCATGGGCTGGGGCACGGAATCGGGCTGCAGATCCACGAATCCCCCCGGATGGCGTCGGTCAGCCCGCAGGTGTTGTCCAGCGGGATGGTCGTCACGGTCGAACCCGGTGTCTATTTCGAAGGCGAATTCGGCATCCGAATCGAAGATGACGTCTTGGTGACTGATTCCGGGTGCGAAGTGCTAACGCGACTGCCCAAGGGCCTCGATGATTGTCGGCTGATTCTGTAA
- the accB gene encoding acetyl-CoA carboxylase biotin carboxyl carrier protein, whose translation MSKGEKSNTGVFDIDRIRQIVQLMEQHELGEVDLQQGDEKIKLCRGVAPAAVPVAAPAPVAAAPVAAAPAAAPADASADTSGTITINAPMVGTFYSRPNPESEAFVKVGTVVSPDTVCCIVEAMKVFNEIPAECSGKIVEVLAQDQQAVDFGKPLFRVQPLDG comes from the coding sequence ATGAGCAAGGGAGAAAAGTCAAACACCGGCGTGTTTGACATCGATCGCATCCGTCAAATCGTCCAGTTGATGGAACAGCACGAGCTTGGCGAAGTCGATCTTCAGCAAGGCGACGAAAAAATCAAACTGTGCCGTGGGGTTGCCCCGGCTGCCGTGCCCGTTGCTGCACCGGCACCGGTCGCGGCTGCACCGGTCGCGGCTGCACCGGCCGCGGCGCCTGCCGATGCATCGGCCGACACGTCGGGCACGATCACGATCAACGCGCCGATGGTGGGTACTTTCTATTCACGCCCCAATCCCGAATCGGAAGCGTTCGTCAAAGTCGGCACGGTGGTCAGCCCCGATACGGTGTGTTGCATTGTCGAAGCGATGAAGGTCTTCAACGAAATCCCCGCCGAATGCAGCGGCAAGATCGTCGAAGTGTTGGCCCAAGACCAACAAGCCGTCGACTTTGGCAAACCGTTGTTCCGTGTCCAGCCGCTGGACGGTTGA
- the accC gene encoding acetyl-CoA carboxylase biotin carboxylase subunit, with protein sequence MFKKILVANRGEIALRVIRACREMGITSVAVFSEADRDSMHVQLADEAYCVGTARSADSYLRIDQIIAAAEVSDADAVHPGYGFLSENAHFNEVCRESGFEFIGPSADAMRKLGDKNTARSIAIANEVPVVPGSDGLIESDDVARQTAAEIGYPVLIKATAGGGGKGMRIAESEDVLASALKAARNEAAAAFGNGGVYLEKFIDRPRHIEVQVIADTHGNVCHLFERDCSVQRRHQKLIEEAPCSTLTPERRDAICQAAVRMIRGADYANAGTVEFIVDQNNDFYFIEVNARIQVEHPVSELVAGVDLIKEQIRVAAGQPLSFKQEDLVCTGTAIECRINAENPDRNFQPSPGRIESMFAPGGMGVRFDSHVYAGYTVPPHYDSMIGKLIVHRPTREEAIATMRRALAELQIKGISTTASFHDVVLGHPEFVAATIDTKWVDREFQKP encoded by the coding sequence ATGTTTAAGAAAATTTTGGTCGCCAACCGCGGCGAAATCGCGCTGCGCGTGATCCGCGCTTGTCGTGAAATGGGCATCACCAGTGTCGCCGTCTTCAGCGAAGCCGACCGTGATTCGATGCACGTCCAATTGGCCGACGAAGCGTACTGTGTCGGTACCGCTCGCAGTGCCGACAGCTATCTGCGGATCGATCAAATCATCGCGGCTGCAGAAGTTTCCGATGCCGACGCGGTCCACCCGGGCTACGGCTTTCTGTCGGAAAACGCCCACTTCAACGAAGTCTGTCGTGAAAGCGGATTCGAGTTCATCGGCCCCAGTGCCGATGCGATGCGCAAACTGGGTGACAAAAACACCGCCCGGTCAATCGCCATCGCCAATGAAGTCCCCGTCGTTCCGGGCAGCGACGGGTTGATCGAATCGGACGACGTGGCACGACAGACCGCGGCGGAAATCGGCTATCCCGTATTGATCAAAGCAACCGCCGGTGGTGGCGGCAAAGGGATGCGGATCGCCGAAAGCGAAGACGTTTTGGCCAGTGCATTGAAAGCCGCCCGGAACGAAGCTGCTGCGGCGTTCGGCAACGGTGGGGTCTACCTGGAAAAGTTCATCGATCGCCCACGCCACATCGAAGTCCAAGTCATCGCCGACACCCACGGCAACGTTTGCCACTTGTTCGAACGTGATTGCAGCGTTCAGCGTCGGCACCAAAAGCTGATCGAAGAAGCACCTTGCAGCACGCTGACGCCCGAGCGACGCGACGCAATTTGCCAAGCGGCGGTGCGGATGATTCGCGGTGCCGATTATGCCAACGCGGGAACCGTTGAATTCATCGTTGACCAAAACAACGATTTCTATTTCATCGAAGTCAACGCTCGGATCCAAGTCGAACACCCGGTCAGCGAACTGGTCGCCGGCGTGGACTTGATCAAAGAACAGATCCGCGTGGCCGCTGGCCAACCGCTGTCATTCAAGCAAGAGGATCTGGTCTGCACCGGGACGGCGATCGAATGTCGCATCAATGCGGAGAATCCGGATCGCAATTTCCAGCCTTCACCCGGCCGAATTGAATCGATGTTTGCCCCCGGCGGAATGGGCGTCCGTTTCGATTCGCACGTCTACGCGGGCTACACCGTGCCGCCACACTACGATTCGATGATCGGCAAGCTGATCGTGCACCGCCCGACGCGTGAAGAAGCGATCGCCACGATGCGGCGTGCTTTGGCGGAACTGCAGATCAAGGGCATTTCCACCACGGCGTCCTTCCATGATGTCGTGCTGGGGCACCCCGAGTTTGTGGCTGCGACCATCGATACGAAGTGGGTCGATCGCGAATTCCAAAAGCCCTGA
- a CDS encoding HEAT repeat domain-containing protein: MTIAPGCHDGPLYALKKVNPYFVMKEWRDDRQLGITDFERHQELQDVAGGIARMTADRQQYWLSELDKIYEHDPSAEMRRLAVVAAGRADEANGLDLLRKGLDDDDFKVRMEACRGLGKRGDEEAARLLATTVNADPDDDVRNSAIAALGRFQSPVAVDALRIALNDSDPSTQRLAVNSLRDATGKDFGDQPQEWIAALDAAGSDSADTEASTERF; this comes from the coding sequence ATGACGATCGCACCGGGTTGTCACGACGGACCGCTGTACGCGTTGAAAAAGGTCAATCCGTACTTTGTGATGAAGGAATGGCGCGACGACCGTCAGTTGGGCATCACCGACTTTGAAAGACACCAAGAACTGCAGGACGTCGCTGGTGGCATTGCCCGGATGACCGCCGATCGCCAACAGTATTGGCTAAGTGAACTGGACAAGATTTACGAACACGACCCCAGCGCGGAAATGCGGCGGTTGGCCGTCGTCGCCGCGGGCCGTGCCGACGAAGCCAACGGATTGGACCTGTTGCGCAAGGGCCTGGATGACGACGACTTCAAAGTCCGAATGGAAGCTTGTCGTGGGCTGGGTAAACGGGGTGACGAGGAAGCGGCGCGGCTGTTGGCCACCACGGTCAACGCCGACCCCGATGATGATGTCCGCAATTCCGCGATCGCCGCACTCGGACGATTTCAATCTCCGGTCGCCGTGGACGCGCTACGCATCGCATTGAATGACAGCGACCCGTCGACCCAGCGTTTGGCAGTCAACTCGCTGCGTGACGCCACCGGCAAAGACTTCGGTGACCAACCGCAAGAATGGATCGCGGCGTTGGACGCCGCTGGATCCGATTCGGCCGACACCGAAGCGTCGACCGAGCGATTTTAA